In Humulus lupulus chromosome 7, drHumLupu1.1, whole genome shotgun sequence, the following are encoded in one genomic region:
- the LOC133792337 gene encoding predicted GPI-anchored protein 58 has translation MDSESTPEAPKAPVSKKKASKRHPGESSKMPQAKKSRTTGLPEDGPLANATPPPSPHEQQTPPAPAGSTPSPLTPTDQTQQVGAASTGVDITSHAFRSVKHKVAKIVKNDHCREAMAATETMDVDQILTRALNEFASAFLTLTAGQLRSGAVTEQSKSLKQRHADELKAAETKHAE, from the exons ATGGACTCTGAGAGCACCCCTGAAGCTCCCAAAGCTCCCGTGAGCAAAAAGAAAGCGAGCAagaggcatcctggggaaagcagcAAAATGCCTCAGGCTAAGAAATCTCGCACTACAGGCCTCCCAGAGGACGGACCCTTAGCCAATGCAACACCACCCCCTTCTCCTcacgagcagcagactccccctgctcctgcTGGGTCGACACCGTCTCCACTGACCCCAACTGATCAGACTCAGCAGGTCGGTGCTGCTTCCACTGGGGTCGACATAACAAGTCATGCCTTCAGATCAGTCAAACACAAGGTCGCAAAAATTGTGAAGAACGATCactgccgagaggcgatggctgCGACTGAGACAATGGATGTCGACCAGATCCTAACCCGCGCCTTGAATGAAtttgccagt GCATTTCTAACCCTTACTGCCGGTCAGCTACGCTCGGGCGCCGTCACCGAGCAGTCCAAATCTTTGAAGCAACGACATGCTGACGAACTCAAGGCTGCCGAAACAAAACACGCTGAATAG